A single genomic interval of Rhodothermales bacterium harbors:
- a CDS encoding PAS domain-containing protein, translated as MGQESQIVGFPGTNPYSRTHVNPERAGLLLDAGCNITDISPSARKLIGYGPAAPIDPCFFAHIHSRNLVLVMRDLASMACNGKRRARWMVRMRNADEQWVWMRVTARKMDQIRPTGFGFAVELAHLDA; from the coding sequence ATGGGTCAAGAATCACAGATTGTCGGCTTTCCCGGCACAAATCCCTACAGCAGAACGCATGTCAACCCGGAGCGGGCCGGCCTGCTCCTGGACGCGGGCTGCAACATCACCGACATATCCCCATCGGCCCGGAAACTGATTGGATACGGTCCCGCCGCTCCCATCGACCCCTGCTTCTTCGCACACATCCATAGCCGAAACCTGGTGCTGGTGATGCGCGACCTGGCCTCCATGGCCTGCAACGGCAAGCGGCGCGCGCGGTGGATGGTCCGCATGCGAAATGCAGACGAGCAGTGGGTCTGGATGAGAGTGACGGCCCGGAAGATGGACCAGATACGGCCCACCGGGTTCGGCTTCGCTGTCGAGCTGGCGCACCTGGACGCGTAG